The proteins below come from a single Miscanthus floridulus cultivar M001 chromosome 1, ASM1932011v1, whole genome shotgun sequence genomic window:
- the LOC136487886 gene encoding glycine-rich cell wall structural protein 2-like: MATCKLLAVSITVLLSIGLTNAIRVVNHATADAQGSGGGGGGGTGNAYGSGYGSGSGYASSGSYDSNTYDSGASEGSGYGSPGPAPPISSGYGSPGPAPISVDGPTGVADGGPFGSFTSASAAGEGTGSGGWEGYDPSASGYGAGGATGSGHGDSGGLYGNGASNANGSGGGGGSGGSFGNGVGSGHGSGSGEGSGYNNGPYGNSNANSRGSGGGGGGGRDGGFGHGSGGGSGSSNGSPWNYRYGPWQWDNSYGGNNGHP; this comes from the coding sequence ATGGCTACTTGTAAGCTCTTAGCTGTTAGCATCACTGTCCTGCTAAGCATTGGATTAACCAATGCTATTAGGGTGGTAAACCATGCCACAGCTGATGCCCAAGGCAGcggcgggggtgggggtgggggaacCGGAAATGCTTATGGCTCTGGCTATGGGTCTGGGTCTGGCTATGCCTCCAGTGGTTCCTATGACAGCAATACATATGATAGCGGAGCTAGTGAGGGCTCTGGCTATGGCTCTCCAGGTCCAGCCCCACCAATCAGTTCTGGCTATGGCTCTCCAGGTCCAGCCCCAATCAGTGTCGATGGCCCCACCGGCGTTGCTGACGGGGGCCCATTCGGTAGCTTCACATCTGCTAGCGCAGCTGGTGAGGGCACTGGCAGTGGTGGATGGGAAGGTTATGACCCATCCGCGTCGGGGTATGGAGCAGGGGGTGCGACTGGCTCAGGCCATGGCGACTCTGGTGGCCTTTATGGTAATGGGGCTTCCAATGCAAATGgaagtggtggtggcggtggctctGGAGGAAGTTTCGGCAATGGTGTGGGGAGTGGTCATGGATCAGGAAGTGGGGAAGGCTCCGGTTATAACAACGGACCATATGGTAACAGCAACGCAAACAGCCGTGGCAGCGgaggtggaggcggtggtggccGCGACGGTGGGTTTGGCCATGGTTCTGGTGGTGGTTCAGGTAGCAGTAATGGCTCTCCATGGAACTACCGTTATGGTCCATGGCAGTGGGACAACAGCTATGGTGGCAACAACGGACATCCTTAA